A single genomic interval of Macadamia integrifolia cultivar HAES 741 chromosome 6, SCU_Mint_v3, whole genome shotgun sequence harbors:
- the LOC122080987 gene encoding chitinase domain-containing protein 1 → MGRRRDRRVQVDPNRDRQQSESVALEDRRSSGVFSDRRLIVIFFSSVVLLPIFSLIVYRIKEAPQAADKLLSVYDRSLVNPNVNYQEILAEHSKVLENTSHRHYTYPVLAYITPWNSRGYELAKRFISKITHVSPVWYDLKSEGTKLVLDGRHNADKGWISDLRMNGHALVLPRVVLEAFPKEFLRKKKQKDKAIDLIVRECRDMGYDGIVLESWSRWAAYGVLHDPDLRTQALQFIKQLGDALHAVNSERNPEHYLQLVYVIGPPHLRNLQSHDFGPEDLQALSSAVDGFSLMTYDFSGPQNPGPNAPLKWMQSTLQLLLHSTRSDPSMARKMLLGINFYGNDFMLSEGSGGGAITSKEYLSLLEKHKPVLQWEENSAEHLFVYFDNKRVKHAVFYPSLMSISKRLEEARTWGVGISIWEIGQGLDYFFDLL, encoded by the exons ATGGGGAGGAGACGAGACCGACGAGTTCAAGTCGATCCCAATCGCGATCGTCAACAGTCGGAATCGGTAGCTCTAGAAGATCGAAGGAGCAGCGGCGTTTTCTCTGATCGCCGGCTAATcgttatcttcttctcctccgtCGTCTTGCTTCCCATCTTTTCCCTAATAGTTTACCGTATTAAAGAGGCTCCGCAGGCAGCCGATAAGCTCCTCTCTGTATACGACAGAAGCCTTGTCAATCCTAATGTGAACTACCAAGAAATCCTCGCC GAACATTCGAAGGTTTTGGAAAATACAAGCCATCGACACTATACTTATCCAGTACTGGCTTATATCACCCCCTG GAACTCCAGAGGCTATGAACTGGCAAAGAGATTCATCTCTAAGATCACACATGTATCACCTGTTTGGTATGATCTGAAAAG TGAAGGGACAAAATTAGTTCTTGATGGACGGCACAATGCTGATAAAGGATGGATTTCTGATCTTAGAATGAATGGGCATGCTCTG GTGTTACCTAGAGTTGTTCTTGAAGCATTTCCCAAGGAGTTTCttagaaagaaaaagcaaaaggaTAAAGCAATTGATCTCATAGTAAGAGAGTGCAG GGATATGGGATACGATGGAATCGTCCTAGAGTCATGGTCGAGGTGGGCAGCTTATGGTGTCTTGCATGATCCTGACTTGCGAA CCCAGGCACTGCAGTTCATCAAACAACTTGGGGATGCCTTGCATGCAGTGAACTCAGAGAGGAACCCTGAGCATTATCTACAATTGGTTTATGTTATAGGTCCACCACATTTAAGGAACCTCCAGTCACATGATTTTGGACCAGAAGATCTGCAAGCCTTGAGCAGTGCTGTGGATGGTTTCTCACTTATGACATATGACTTCTCTGGTCCTCAAAACCCTGGACCTAATGCTCCTCTCAAATGGATGCAGTCTACCCTACAGCTGCTGCTTCATTCTACCAGGAGTGATCCAAGCATGGCTCGTAAGATGCTCCTTGGCATCAATTTCTATGGGAACGATTTCATGCTTTCAGAAG GCTCTGGTGGTGGAGCTATCACCAGCAAGGAATACCTATCTTTGTTGGAGAAGCACAAGCCTGTGTTGCAGTGGGAGGAAAACAGTGCAGAGCATTTGTTTGTCTACTTCGATAACAAGCGAGTCAAGCATGCAGTGTTCTACCCTTCATTGATGTCTATCTCAAAGCGCCTGGAAGAAGCTCGAACATGGGGGGTTGGCATCTCTATTTGGGAAATAGGGCAAGGTttggattatttttttgatCTTCTCTGA
- the LOC122081433 gene encoding histone H3-like centromeric protein HTR12 isoform X3, translating to MSQITVSLVTKKESVSLSLSPRLASMARVKHRAARKSARLSGAGATSASPGPRNATDAPESSTARQRQRKPYRHRPGTVALREIRQFQKSFKLLIPAAPFIRTVREISTFYAPGVTRWAAEALVALQEAAEDYLVHLFEDAMLCAIHAKRVTLMQKDWVLARRIGGKGRPR from the exons ATGAGTCAAATCACTGTTTCTCTCGTAACCAAAAAAGaatcagtctctctttctctctctcctcgccTCGCTTCCATGGCGAGGGTTAAACACAGAGCCGCACGAAAATCTGCACGATTATCAg GAGCTGGAGCAACATCGGCATCTCCTGGCCCGA GAAATGCAACCGACGCACCCGAAA GTTCTACGGCAAGACAGAGGCAGCGTAAACCTTACCGCCACCGCCCAGGAACGGTGGCTCTTCGGGAGATTCGCCAATTCCAAAAAAGTTTTAAACTGCTGATACCGGCGGCACCTTTCATTAGAACT gtAAGGGAGATTAGTACATTCTATGCTCCAGGGGTAACTCGCTGGGCAGCTGAAGCTTTGGTAGCTCTTCAAGAG GCGGCAGAAGATTATTTGGTTCATCTATTTGAAGATGCAATGCTTTGTGCAATCCACGCGAAGCGTGTTACTCTAA TGCAAAAGGACTGGGTACTAGCACGAAGGATAGGAGGGAAAGGGAGGCCTCGGTGA
- the LOC122081433 gene encoding histone H3-like centromeric protein HTR12 isoform X1, with protein MSQITVSLVTKKESVSLSLSPRLASMARVKHRAARKSARLSGAGATSASPGPSSASGRRATGNATDAPESSTARQRQRKPYRHRPGTVALREIRQFQKSFKLLIPAAPFIRTVREISTFYAPGVTRWAAEALVALQEAAEDYLVHLFEDAMLCAIHAKRVTLMQKDWVLARRIGGKGRPR; from the exons ATGAGTCAAATCACTGTTTCTCTCGTAACCAAAAAAGaatcagtctctctttctctctctcctcgccTCGCTTCCATGGCGAGGGTTAAACACAGAGCCGCACGAAAATCTGCACGATTATCAg GAGCTGGAGCAACATCGGCATCTCCTGGCCCGAGTTCG GCTTCTGGTAGACGCGCTACAGGAAATGCAACCGACGCACCCGAAA GTTCTACGGCAAGACAGAGGCAGCGTAAACCTTACCGCCACCGCCCAGGAACGGTGGCTCTTCGGGAGATTCGCCAATTCCAAAAAAGTTTTAAACTGCTGATACCGGCGGCACCTTTCATTAGAACT gtAAGGGAGATTAGTACATTCTATGCTCCAGGGGTAACTCGCTGGGCAGCTGAAGCTTTGGTAGCTCTTCAAGAG GCGGCAGAAGATTATTTGGTTCATCTATTTGAAGATGCAATGCTTTGTGCAATCCACGCGAAGCGTGTTACTCTAA TGCAAAAGGACTGGGTACTAGCACGAAGGATAGGAGGGAAAGGGAGGCCTCGGTGA
- the LOC122081433 gene encoding histone H3-like centromeric protein HTR12 isoform X2, with protein MSQITVSLVTKKESVSLSLSPRLASMARVKHRAARKSARLSGAGATSASPGPSSASGRRATGNATDAPESSTARQRQRKPYRHRPGTVALREIRQFQKSFKLLIPAAPFIRTVREISTFYAPGVTRWAAEALVALQEAAEDYLVHLFEDAMLCAIHAKRVTLNGVWQELGK; from the exons ATGAGTCAAATCACTGTTTCTCTCGTAACCAAAAAAGaatcagtctctctttctctctctcctcgccTCGCTTCCATGGCGAGGGTTAAACACAGAGCCGCACGAAAATCTGCACGATTATCAg GAGCTGGAGCAACATCGGCATCTCCTGGCCCGAGTTCG GCTTCTGGTAGACGCGCTACAGGAAATGCAACCGACGCACCCGAAA GTTCTACGGCAAGACAGAGGCAGCGTAAACCTTACCGCCACCGCCCAGGAACGGTGGCTCTTCGGGAGATTCGCCAATTCCAAAAAAGTTTTAAACTGCTGATACCGGCGGCACCTTTCATTAGAACT gtAAGGGAGATTAGTACATTCTATGCTCCAGGGGTAACTCGCTGGGCAGCTGAAGCTTTGGTAGCTCTTCAAGAG GCGGCAGAAGATTATTTGGTTCATCTATTTGAAGATGCAATGCTTTGTGCAATCCACGCGAAGCGTGTTACTCTAA ATGGTGTTTGGCAGGAGCTAGGCAAATGA
- the LOC122082796 gene encoding bidirectional sugar transporter SWEET3-like, with translation MGFTLRMAVGVMGNAASLLLYAAPILTIKRVIKKKNTEEFSCVPYILALFNCFLYTWYGLPVVSNGWENFPLVTINGLGILMECTFIVIYFWFASSKGKKLVALVALPVIIAIFTTTFVSTFALHSHRQRKVFVGSVGLVASVVMYGSPLVVVKRVIKTKSVEYMPFYLSLFSFLASSLWMAYGLLSHDLFLACPNLLGSPLGIFQLILYCIYRKKGIIEEPSKMDIETNGVEHKPLTMINGTNGKI, from the exons ATGGGATTTACCTTGCGCATGGCTGTTGGAGTAATGG GGAACGCAGCTTCTTTGCTACTATATGCTGCACCAAT ATTAACTATCAAAAGGGtcataaagaagaagaatactGAGGAGTTCTCATGTGTTCCTTATATTCTTGCTTTGTTTAACTGTTTCCTCTATACATGGTATGGTTTGCCTGTGGTGAGCAATGGGTGGGAAAATTTCCCTCTTGTCACCATTAATGGCCTTGGGATTCTCATGGAGTGCACCTTTATAGTCATATACTTCTGGTTTGCTTCCTCAAAAGGCAAG AAGTTGGTTGCTCTGGTAGCGCTACCTGTGATAATAGCAATCTtcaccaccacatttgtttcaACATTCGCATTGCACAGCCATCGACAGCGCAAGGTCTTCGTTGGCAGTGTAGGACTGGTGGCCTCTGTTGTCATGTACGGCTCTCCACTTGTTGTTGTG aaacGAGTGATAAAGACGAAGAGCGTGGAATACATGCCGTTCTACCTATCCCTCTTCTCATTCCTGGCTAGTTCACTTTGGATGGCATATGGTCTACTAAGTCATGATCTTTTCCTAGCG TGTCCAAATCTCTTAGGGAGCCCATTGGGCATTTTCCAGCTGATACTATACTGCATCTACCGTAAGAAAGGAATCATAGAAGAACCAAGCAAGATGGACATAGAAACCAATGGAGTGGAACACAAACCCCTAACTATGATCAATGGCACCAATGGCAAGATTTAA
- the LOC122082792 gene encoding transcription factor TRY-like, with protein MTPYSLLTNTYYTFVFFFPDYTHLVPLFSLSENSLHFPFTSSSCVFLLQKPMDKRRRKQAKTVKYDPEEVSSIEWEFINMTEQEEDLIYRMYRLVGDKWHLIAGRLPGRKAEEIERFWIMRHGEGFSGRRKGRES; from the exons ATGACTCCATATTCCCTCCTTACAAATACCTACTACACCTTCGTATTTTTCTTCCCAGATTATACTCATCTGGTTccactcttctctctctctgaaaattctcttcacttccCTTTCACTTCATCATCCTGTGTTTTCTTGTTGCAGAAACCCATGGACAAACGTCGCCGAAAGCAAGCCAAGACTGTCAAATATGACCCTGAAG AGGTGAGTAGCATTGAGTGGGAGTTCATAAACATGacagaacaagaagaagatctCATCTATAGGATGTATAGACTCGTCGGAGACAA GTGGCATTTGATAGCAGGGCGACTTCCAGGACGGAAAGCAGAAGAAATAGAGAGGTTTTGGATAATGAGACACGGTGAAGGTTTCTCCGGCAGAAGAAAAGGGCGTGAGAGTTGA